A single Atopobiaceae bacterium DNA region contains:
- a CDS encoding arginine deiminase, which produces MARHTGLHVPSEISPLRKVCLHRPGEELLNLPPDDLSALLFDDIPFLEVAQQEHDAFADILRGEGVEVVYLEDLVAQVFDAVPGTRERFLDEYLDECGLKGSEMLEAARERLEDIQDNRAFVCKTMAGLTKGEVDLPLSATSTLAALVGDMGSESDLLVPPMPNLYFTRDPFAVVGAGVTLNHMYSRTRRRETLYGKYVFTYHPDYKGVPLWFRRESAFHLEGGDVLNLNEHTLAVGISQRTEPAAIDILAQNLFWGQVPSPIDTIYAFKIPSSRAFMHLDTVFTQIDVDKFTIHPGIMGGLQVFRLRRGAHHGEVEIEELFDRLQNVLATALGLDSVRLIRCGGRDPIAAAREQWNDGSNTLAVSPGTICVYQRNSVTNDILDHEGMHLLVVPSSELSRGRGGPRCMSMPLWRD; this is translated from the coding sequence ATGGCACGTCATACGGGGCTGCACGTCCCGAGCGAGATAAGCCCGCTGCGCAAGGTCTGCCTGCATCGGCCTGGCGAGGAGCTGCTGAACCTGCCGCCCGACGACCTGTCGGCCCTCCTGTTCGATGACATCCCCTTCCTCGAGGTCGCCCAGCAGGAGCACGACGCGTTTGCCGACATCCTCCGTGGCGAGGGGGTCGAGGTGGTCTACCTCGAGGACCTCGTGGCACAGGTCTTCGACGCGGTCCCTGGAACGAGGGAGCGCTTCCTCGACGAGTACCTCGACGAGTGCGGCCTCAAGGGCTCAGAGATGCTCGAGGCCGCCCGTGAGCGGCTCGAGGACATCCAAGACAACCGTGCCTTCGTCTGCAAGACCATGGCCGGCCTCACCAAGGGCGAGGTCGACCTTCCTCTCTCGGCGACCTCGACGCTCGCCGCGCTCGTGGGCGACATGGGCAGCGAGTCAGACCTCCTCGTCCCCCCGATGCCCAACCTCTACTTCACGCGCGACCCCTTCGCCGTCGTCGGCGCCGGGGTGACGCTCAACCACATGTACTCGCGGACGCGCCGTCGCGAGACGCTCTACGGGAAGTACGTCTTCACCTATCACCCCGACTACAAGGGGGTGCCGCTCTGGTTCAGGCGCGAGTCGGCGTTCCATCTCGAGGGTGGTGACGTCCTGAACCTCAACGAGCACACCCTTGCCGTGGGCATCTCGCAGCGCACGGAGCCTGCCGCCATCGACATCCTCGCGCAGAACCTCTTCTGGGGCCAGGTGCCGTCCCCCATAGACACCATCTATGCCTTCAAGATCCCGTCCTCGCGTGCCTTCATGCACCTCGACACCGTGTTCACGCAGATAGACGTCGACAAGTTCACCATCCATCCCGGAATCATGGGTGGACTGCAGGTGTTCCGCCTGAGGCGTGGGGCCCACCATGGCGAGGTCGAGATCGAGGAGCTGTTCGACCGTCTCCAGAACGTGCTGGCGACGGCCCTCGGCCTCGACTCGGTCAGGCTCATCCGGTGCGGCGGACGCGACCCGATCGCCGCGGCACGCGAGCAGTGGAACGACGGTTCCAACACGTTGGCCGTCTCACCTGGTACCATATGCGTCTATCAGAGGAACTCCGTCACGAACGACATCCTCGACCATGAGGGGATGCACCTGCTCGTGGTGCCGTCCTCGGAGCTCTCGCGCGGCCGAGGCGGCCCTCGCTGCATGAGCATGCCCCTCTGGCGTGACTAG
- the argF gene encoding ornithine carbamoyltransferase, translating into MTPDLNGRSFLKLLDYTPDEIRYLIDLAAELKRKKHAHEATRFLEGRNVVLLFEKTSTRTRCSFEVGAMDLGMGVTYLEPGCSQMGKKESIADTARVLGRMYDGIEYRGFAQANVECLAEMSGVPVWNGLTTEFHPTQMLADMLTVREHFGSLAGHRLTFMGDAGNNVGNSLMVVCAKLGIDFCACGPEEQMPAPALVATCREVAAQSGSSITLTSDVAAGVAGSDVIYTDIWVSMGEDESVWPERIKLLEPYRVTDEVMDAAATDAVFLHCLPSYHDTNTQVGKHIAEAYGIKEMEVTDHVFESGRSLVFDEAENRMHTIKAVMYATLGHPVSDLGDAWVGAAQA; encoded by the coding sequence ATGACCCCGGACCTCAACGGTCGCAGCTTCCTCAAGCTCCTCGACTACACCCCTGACGAGATTCGCTACCTGATCGACCTTGCCGCCGAGCTCAAGCGCAAGAAGCATGCCCACGAGGCCACGCGCTTCCTCGAGGGAAGGAACGTCGTGCTCCTCTTCGAGAAGACGTCCACGCGCACGAGGTGCTCCTTCGAGGTCGGCGCCATGGACCTTGGGATGGGCGTGACCTATCTCGAGCCGGGGTGCTCCCAGATGGGCAAGAAGGAGTCCATCGCCGACACCGCACGCGTGCTCGGGCGCATGTACGACGGTATCGAGTATCGCGGGTTCGCGCAGGCGAACGTCGAATGCCTCGCCGAGATGAGCGGCGTGCCGGTCTGGAACGGCCTCACGACCGAGTTCCACCCCACGCAGATGCTCGCCGACATGCTCACGGTGCGCGAGCACTTCGGCAGCCTTGCGGGACACAGGCTCACGTTCATGGGTGACGCCGGCAACAACGTGGGCAACTCGCTCATGGTGGTCTGCGCGAAGCTCGGCATCGACTTCTGCGCGTGTGGCCCCGAGGAGCAGATGCCTGCCCCCGCGCTCGTGGCGACCTGCCGCGAGGTCGCTGCGCAGTCGGGTTCAAGCATCACGCTGACCTCCGACGTGGCCGCCGGCGTCGCTGGCTCTGACGTCATCTACACCGACATCTGGGTCTCGATGGGCGAGGACGAGTCGGTCTGGCCCGAGCGCATCAAGCTGCTCGAGCCCTATCGCGTGACCGACGAGGTGATGGATGCCGCTGCCACCGATGCGGTCTTCCTCCACTGCCTGCCGAGCTACCACGACACGAACACCCAGGTGGGAAAGCATATCGCCGAAGCCTATGGCATCAAGGAGATGGAGGTCACCGACCACGTCTTCGAGTCGGGACGCTCCCTCGTGTTCGACGAGGCCGAGAACCGCATGCACACCATCAAGGCCGTCATGTACGCGACGCTCGGGCATCCCGTGTCCGATCTTGGCGACGCCTGGGTGGGTGCAGCTCAGGCCTAG